The following coding sequences are from one Arthrobacter sp. PvP023 window:
- a CDS encoding NAD(P) transhydrogenase subunit alpha has translation MDGISLLTITVLAVFVGFEVVSKVSSTLHTPLMSGANAIHGIILVGAIIVAGQAADPWVLGVALLAVVLATTNLVGGFVVTDRMLEMFRGRKDGTGPR, from the coding sequence ATGGACGGTATCAGCCTGCTCACGATCACCGTGCTGGCGGTTTTCGTGGGCTTCGAAGTGGTCTCCAAAGTATCCAGTACCCTGCACACACCGCTGATGTCAGGCGCCAACGCCATCCACGGGATCATCCTGGTGGGGGCCATCATCGTGGCCGGCCAGGCTGCGGACCCGTGGGTCCTTGGCGTCGCGCTGCTCGCCGTCGTGCTGGCCACGACCAACCTGGTGGGCGGTTTCGTGGTGACGGACCGCATGCTGGAGATGTTCCGCGGCCGCAAAGACGGGACGGGCCCGCGATGA
- a CDS encoding NAD(P)(+) transhydrogenase (Re/Si-specific) subunit beta, with protein sequence MSILDPTWTGLLYLVAAVLFILALMGLNSPRTARRGNLVGAAGALLGVVTVFLSARLDNIPWILGAIAVGSVVAAPVARRVKMTQMPQLVAAFNGVGGGAAALVALLELAHTEDAWVRLAIAFTLLVGAVSFAGSAVTFAKLQELMTTRPVVFPGLPVIMGAVLLAAVGAGTAVVLTGSLPLALVLLVLGLAAGIFLVLPVGGADVPIVISLLNAFTGLAVAASGLVLGNVLLLVAGTLVGASGTILTRAMAAAMGRSVAGILFGAFRGGSTAGSTAVSERPVRSSSAEDVAVLLGYAQRVIIVPGYGLAVAQGQHTAAELAKALQLRGIQVDFAIHPVAGRMPGHMNVLLAEANVPYEELKEMTEINSEFKTADVALVVGANDVVNPAAKTSSGSPIYGMPILEVGDARQVVFLKRSMRPGFAGIENELLYEPQTTLLFGDAKDSLTKVLGAVKAL encoded by the coding sequence ATGAGCATCCTGGACCCGACCTGGACGGGGCTCCTCTACCTGGTGGCCGCCGTGTTGTTCATCCTCGCCCTCATGGGCCTGAACTCGCCCCGCACCGCCCGCCGCGGCAACCTCGTGGGCGCCGCCGGAGCCCTTCTGGGCGTCGTCACAGTGTTCCTTTCGGCCCGGCTGGACAACATCCCGTGGATCCTCGGCGCGATTGCCGTGGGTTCCGTTGTGGCCGCCCCCGTGGCACGGCGCGTGAAAATGACCCAGATGCCGCAGCTCGTTGCCGCGTTCAACGGAGTGGGCGGCGGCGCGGCCGCCCTCGTGGCGCTGCTTGAACTGGCGCACACGGAGGACGCGTGGGTCCGCCTGGCCATCGCGTTCACCCTGCTGGTGGGTGCTGTGTCCTTTGCAGGCTCGGCCGTCACGTTCGCCAAGCTGCAGGAACTCATGACCACCCGGCCGGTGGTCTTCCCCGGACTGCCAGTGATCATGGGCGCGGTGCTGCTCGCCGCCGTGGGTGCCGGCACCGCCGTCGTCCTGACCGGTTCGCTGCCTCTGGCCCTGGTGCTGCTGGTGCTGGGACTCGCCGCGGGCATTTTCCTGGTGCTGCCTGTGGGCGGCGCGGACGTGCCGATCGTGATTTCACTGCTGAACGCCTTCACCGGCCTGGCCGTCGCGGCCTCGGGCCTGGTGCTGGGCAACGTGCTGCTGCTTGTTGCCGGCACGCTGGTGGGAGCGTCCGGCACCATCCTGACCCGGGCCATGGCCGCCGCCATGGGCCGCAGTGTGGCGGGCATCCTGTTCGGGGCGTTCAGGGGAGGTTCGACGGCGGGGTCCACCGCCGTCAGTGAGCGCCCGGTGCGCTCCTCCAGCGCGGAGGACGTCGCCGTGCTGCTGGGCTACGCGCAGCGGGTAATCATCGTTCCCGGGTACGGCCTGGCCGTGGCGCAGGGGCAACACACCGCAGCGGAACTGGCCAAGGCCCTGCAGCTGCGCGGAATCCAGGTGGACTTCGCGATCCATCCCGTGGCCGGCCGGATGCCCGGGCACATGAACGTGCTCCTGGCCGAAGCGAACGTGCCGTACGAGGAACTCAAGGAAATGACCGAGATCAACTCGGAATTCAAGACCGCCGACGTTGCCCTGGTGGTGGGTGCCAACGACGTGGTGAATCCCGCGGCCAAGACATCCTCCGGTTCGCCGATCTACGGGATGCCCATCCTGGAAGTGGGGGACGCCCGGCAGGTGGTGTTCCTCAAGCGTTCCATGCGTCCGGGCTTCGCCGGCATCGAGAACGAACTGCTCTACGAACCGCAGACCACGCTCCTGTTCGGCGACGCGAAGGATTCGCTGACGAAGGTGCTGGGGGCGGTCAAGGCCCTGTAG
- a CDS encoding ATP-dependent DNA ligase yields the protein MQLPVMPPIAPMLAKAVSSLPEVPDSGPKWSFEPKWDGFRSIIFRDGDEVEIGSRNGKPMTRYFPELVEALKANLPPRCVLDGEIILVGASGDRLDFEALQQRIHPAASRVKLLAARTPASFVAFDLLALDDEDLTGRPFSERRSMLEKALAGSSAPVHLTSTTQDNGTAQQWFHQFEGAGLDGIVAKALDGSYQPDKRVMLKIKHERTADCVLAGYRVHTSGPDRIGSLLLGLYNGEGQLASVGVVGAFPMQRRKDLFEELQPLVTDFDGHPWAWAKQEEGSRTPRNAEGSRWSAGKDLSFVPLRPERVLEVKYDHMEGERFRHTAQFVRWRPDRDPESCTYDQLEEPVKYDLAEVLAT from the coding sequence ATGCAACTGCCGGTGATGCCCCCGATCGCGCCCATGCTCGCCAAAGCCGTCAGCTCCCTGCCTGAAGTCCCGGATTCAGGTCCGAAGTGGAGCTTTGAACCCAAGTGGGACGGCTTCCGGTCCATCATCTTCCGCGACGGGGACGAGGTGGAGATCGGCAGCCGCAACGGCAAGCCCATGACCCGCTATTTCCCCGAGCTCGTGGAGGCACTGAAGGCGAACCTGCCGCCCCGCTGCGTTCTGGACGGCGAAATCATCCTGGTGGGTGCCTCCGGTGACCGGCTGGACTTCGAGGCCCTGCAGCAGCGGATCCACCCCGCCGCCAGCCGGGTGAAGCTCCTCGCAGCCCGGACGCCTGCCAGCTTTGTCGCATTCGACCTGCTGGCGCTCGACGACGAGGACCTCACCGGCCGCCCGTTCTCGGAGCGGCGCAGCATGCTGGAAAAGGCCCTCGCGGGCAGTTCCGCACCGGTCCACCTGACCTCCACCACCCAGGACAACGGCACGGCGCAGCAGTGGTTCCACCAGTTCGAGGGAGCCGGCCTCGACGGGATTGTTGCCAAAGCGCTGGACGGCAGCTACCAGCCGGACAAACGCGTGATGCTCAAGATCAAGCACGAACGCACGGCGGACTGCGTCCTGGCGGGGTACCGCGTGCACACCAGCGGTCCGGACCGGATCGGTTCCCTGCTGCTGGGGCTCTACAACGGCGAGGGCCAGCTGGCCAGTGTGGGTGTGGTGGGAGCCTTCCCGATGCAGCGCCGCAAGGACCTCTTTGAGGAACTCCAGCCCCTGGTGACTGACTTCGACGGCCACCCCTGGGCCTGGGCCAAGCAGGAGGAGGGCAGCCGGACGCCGCGGAACGCCGAAGGCAGCCGGTGGAGCGCGGGCAAGGACCTGTCCTTCGTGCCGCTCCGGCCCGAGCGGGTGCTGGAAGTGAAGTACGACCACATGGAAGGCGAACGGTTCCGCCATACCGCCCAGTTTGTCCGTTGGCGGCCCGACCGGGACCCGGAATCCTGCACTTATGACCAGTTGGAGGAACCCGTCAAGTATGACCTCGCCGAGGTGCTGGCCACCTGA